One genomic segment of Oncorhynchus kisutch isolate 150728-3 linkage group LG15, Okis_V2, whole genome shotgun sequence includes these proteins:
- the LOC109879826 gene encoding integrator complex subunit 5 isoform X1, translating into MCAVFDGTSLAVTMQTSLTHTPQNAFSPQELSQEIKSFISGVDQTQGRKLNVREHARCAVRLLRSVPACRGAVLEHLRGVYNEHVSAFLHNLETNGDGDGDSNLEDVITEVHGVLAEFIKLNPRAWAPLVSTWAVDLLGQLSSKHAGRRAAPHSSSLNELLQLWMSCAATRSLMEAYTQCLAAMIAWCPDQCVDALLDTSVQHSPHFDWVVAHIGSSFPGTIISRVLACGLKDFCSHGTADKCQGDKSSRVPKIGSVVGILGHLAARHSDSIRRELLRMFQESLSPPTIPPSSGSTSLEHSAQLRRATVPFLLQLAALSPSLLGAVSTELVESLRPPVLLQLQAVLQGLPRDELDNMLGLAVHLIAQSPAGGARILHFLADTATPASVIISGPTSSPHEGVREACDLLLQMLLLHLHKLVYTRSEGDDGYYSRPHSPSSQAPRVVPFLEELQSHVGELCAEMLRLERKRHLWLHQLLCLLCLLSVYGGPSVATEALCQLLTLARNPDQLALAWQLHTPLSACLPGLIPAAVIRCVAQIHTHTLGPRQLCQLLLNLGSAMQSVQEEERRGPGGGMGGGGASPQSSMAVQVGAAVSGHLHDFCPLLLHGDPAVSHAAVRLLSRSPLPRAALPSHLLLVCRAAVTHFFLALRRRGETGKGRDEGQGGEAVNCSVLLLSRLVGYSPLTLKCVLQHLVEGALHKGNTDLFGGQSEDIGGDTPISPSLAPDRVGSLLDINCRFGTTVNFSGSVWSVFHAGVIGKGLKQRSATPHPDAASVIQNVQTLLAVTVQCCSAPSGNGGNGGGTRHQPSVPDEPPPINAEAAKMMAVTLVEYICPDVANGELSWPPEEHARTTVERDIHIRRCFEAHPVLFHLLHVVAAGRPALCYCSAVLRGLLATLLAHWEASREALAMDSPWHLQASCMLVSCMGEGQLLPPVLGNVHEAFPYLTPFEVRLLLLAVWEYVRGNGPMPQKFVFSAEKGLFCRDFSRDGDVARYVAPIHSVLHKNIDRLGHLCWRFQL; encoded by the exons ATGTGTGCCGTGTTTGACGGGACTTCCCTGGCAGTCACCATGCAgacctctctcactcacacaccgcAGAATGCATTTAG CCCCCAGGAACTGTCCCAGGAGataaaatccttcatcagtggcGTGGACCAGACCCAGGGTCGTAAACTCAACGTCCGTGAGCATGCCCGCTGTGCCGTGCGTCTACTACGGTCTGTGCCTGCCTGTCGCGGGGCGGTCCTCGAGCACCTAAGGGGCGTGTACAACGAGCATGTCTCAGCCTTTCTTCACAATCTAGAGACAAACGGCGATGGCGATGGGGACTCCAACCTGGAGGATGTCATCACGGAGGTCCATGGCGTCCTGGCGGAGTTCATTAAGCTCAATCCCCGAGCCTGGGCTCCCCTTGTCTCAacctgggctgtagacctgctggggcAGCTGAGCTCCAAGCATGCTGGCCGCAGGGCAGCTCCCCACTCCTCCAGCCTCAACGAGCTGCTGCAGCTGTGGATGTCCTGTGCGGCTACACGCTCCCTCATGGAGGCCTATACCCAGTGCCTGGCAGCTATGATAGCCTGGTGTCCTGACCAATGTGTGGACGCTCTCCTGGACACCTCCGTGCAGCACTCCCCCCACTTCGACTGGGTGGTGGCTCACATCGGATCCTCCTTCCCGGGCACCATCATCAGCCGTGTCCTGGCCTGTGGCCTTAAAGACTTCTGCTCCCACGGGACGGCTGACAAGTGTCAGGGAGACAAGAGCAGCCGAGTGCCTAAGATCGGCTCTGTGGTGGGGATCCTAGGCCACCTGGCGGCGCGGCACTCTGACAGCATCCGGCGGGAGCTGCTGAGGATGTTCCAGGAGAGCCTCAGTCCCCCGACTATACCCCCCAGCTCTGGGTCCACCTCCTTGGAGCACTCAGCCCAGCTCCGCAGAGCCACAGTGCCCTTCCTTCTCCAGCTGGCGGcgctttctccttctcttctggGCGCCGTATCTACAGAGCTGGTGGAGTCTCTACGGCCTCCAGTCTTGCTCCAGCTCCAGGCTGTTCTACAGGGCCTTCCCAGGGACGAGCTTGACAACATGCTGGGGCTGGCTGTCCACCTCATCGCCCAGAGCCCTGCTGGAGGGGCACGCATCCTCCACTTCCTAGCTGACACGGCCACCCCCGCCTCTGTCATCATCTCCGGCCCCACGTCTTCCCCTCACGAGGGGGTCCGGGAGGCCTGCGACCTCCTCCTCCAGATGCTCCTGCTGCACCTCCACAAGCTGGTCTACACCCGCTCAGAAGGGGATGATGGCTACTACAGCCgcccccactctccctcctcccaggcGCCCCGTGTGGTCCCCTTCCTAGAGGAGCTGCAGTCCCACGTGGGAGAGCTCTGTGCTGAGATGCTGAGACTGGAGAGGAAGCGTCATCTCTGGCTGCACCAGCTGCTGTGTCTgctgtgtctgttgtctgtataCGGGGGCCCTAGCGTGGCCACGGAGGCCCTCTGTCAGCTGCTCACCCTGGCCCGGAACCCAGACCAGCTGGCCCTGGCCTGGCAGCTCCACACCCCACTGTCCGCCTGCCTGCCGGGCCTCATCCCTGCCGCAGTGATCCGCTGCGTGGCCCAGATCCATACACACACCCTGGGACCCAGGCAGCTCTGCCAGCTCCTTCTCAACCTGGGCTCTGCCATGCAGAGtgtacaggaggaggagaggaggggcccAGGAGGAGGCATGGGAGGAGGAGGTGCTAGTCCTCAGTCCTCCATGGCAGTGCAGGTTGGTGCAGCGGTCTCAGGACACCTCCATGACTTCTGTCCTCTGCTCCTCCACGGTGACCCGGCGGTATCCCACGCTGCCGTGCGGCTCTTGTCCCGCAGCCCCCTCCCCCGTGCTGCCCTGCCTTCCCACCTGTTGCTTGTTTGTCGGGCTGCCGTCACACACTTCTTTCTGGCActgcggaggagaggagagacagggaaggggagagacGAAGGCCAGGGAGGAGAGGCGGTGAACTGCTCGGTGCTCCTCCTGTCCCGTCTGGTCGGTTACTCCCCTCTAACCCTCAAATGTGTCCTGCAGCACCTGGTGGAGGGAGCTCTACATAAAGGAAACACTGACTTGTTCGGAGGGCAGAGTGAGGACATTGGAGGGGACACCCCCATCTCCCCGTCCCTGGCCCCTGACCGGGTGGGCTCCCTGCTGGACATCAACTGCAGGTTCGGTACCACGGTCAACTTCTCTGGCAGTGTGTGGTCTGTGTTCCATGCTGGGGTGATAGGGAAGGGTCTGAAGCAGCGCAGCGCTACGCCTCACCCCGACGCCGCCAGTGTCATACAGAATGTCCAGACTCTGCTGGCTGTCACCGTCCAGTGCTGCAGTGCACCATCCGGGAATGGCGGCAACGGTGGAGGCACCCGACACCAGCCCTCCGTTCCAGACGAGCCGCCACCCATCAACGCTGAGGCGGCCAAAATGATGGCAGTGACGCTAGTGGAGTATATCTGCCCCGACGTGGCCAACGGGGAACTGTCATGGCCGCCAGAGGAACATGCACGCACAACTGTAGAACGTGACATACACATCCGCCGCTGCTTCGAGGCCCACCCTGTCCTCTTCCATTTACTCCATGTTGTGGCTGCCGGGCGTCCTGCTCTCTGTTACTGTTCTGCGGTGCTCCGGGGCCTGCTGGCCACTCTGCTGGCCCACTGGGAGGCTTCGAGGGAGGCTTTGGCGATGGACTCCCCGTGGCACCTCCAGGCCTCATGCATGCTGGTGTCCTGTATGGGCGAGGGCCAGCTGCTGCCCCCTGTGCTGGGCAACGTCCACGAGGCTTTCCCCTACCTGACGCCGTTCGAAGTGAGGCTTCTCCTCCTGGCTGTGTGGGAATATGTAAGGGGTAACGGCCCCATGCCACAGAAGTTTGTCTTCAGTGCCGAGAAGGGCCTGTTCTGCCGGGATTTCTCGCGGGACGGAGACGTGGCGAGATACGTAGCACCCATTCACAGTGTCCTGCATAAGAACATTGACCGGCTGGGGCATCTATGCTGGCGTTTCCAGCTCTga